The Echinicola rosea genome has a segment encoding these proteins:
- a CDS encoding RagB/SusD family nutrient uptake outer membrane protein has protein sequence MKLNRIYKISMVLALFSVVACTDLDLEPYNEVTSIQVYEDFSNYKSVLAKLYAGLAVSGQQGPSGKPDISGLDEGASTYIRAYWKLQELPTDEAIIAWNDQGLPQLNTSEWTSENNFIAAMYYRIFYQISLANEFIRETSDEKMAARGISEADQETGRIYRAEARFLRALSYFHALDMYGNVPFVTEADAVGAFFPEQTNRGDLFAYIESELMEILPTLVDARQNEYARADKAAAWMLLSKLYLNAEVYIGEGHFDEALTYLNEIIDSGYSLEQDYNHLFLADNHLCRDELIFSVAFDGVNTTTYGGTTFLVNAGVGGTMDREEFGIPGGWQGLRTRPEIVALYPVTDGSTDARALFHTDEQSLDIEDIAIFQNGYAVKKFKNITRDGQRGSSPGTDIVDTDFPMFRLGDVYLMYAEAVLRGGSGGSQAQALAYINMLRERAYGDASGNITSGELTLDFILDERARELKWEAHRRTDLIRFDRFTGDDYTWQWKGGVFEGASVEGYRRLYPLPVADLTANPKLNQNDGY, from the coding sequence ATGAAACTTAATAGGATATATAAAATAAGCATGGTGCTGGCGCTCTTCAGCGTGGTGGCGTGCACAGACTTGGATTTGGAACCTTATAATGAAGTTACCTCCATTCAGGTGTATGAAGATTTTAGCAATTATAAATCTGTTTTGGCAAAACTGTATGCCGGATTGGCTGTCAGTGGACAGCAGGGGCCTTCCGGCAAACCTGATATCAGCGGTTTGGACGAAGGTGCTTCGACCTACATTAGGGCGTATTGGAAGCTTCAGGAATTGCCGACAGATGAAGCAATCATCGCTTGGAATGACCAAGGATTGCCTCAACTGAATACCAGTGAGTGGACTTCGGAAAATAACTTTATTGCGGCCATGTACTATCGGATTTTCTACCAGATATCCTTGGCGAATGAGTTTATAAGAGAGACAAGTGATGAGAAAATGGCTGCTAGGGGGATCTCCGAAGCAGATCAGGAAACAGGCAGGATTTACCGTGCAGAAGCCAGGTTTTTACGTGCGCTGAGTTATTTCCACGCCTTGGATATGTATGGCAATGTGCCTTTCGTGACAGAGGCAGATGCAGTAGGAGCCTTTTTCCCTGAGCAAACCAACAGGGGAGATTTGTTCGCATATATCGAAAGTGAACTGATGGAGATTTTACCCACCTTGGTAGATGCCAGACAGAATGAATATGCCCGCGCAGACAAAGCTGCTGCTTGGATGTTGCTTTCCAAACTTTACCTGAATGCGGAAGTGTATATTGGTGAAGGTCACTTTGATGAAGCCTTGACCTATTTGAATGAAATCATCGATAGTGGTTATTCCCTTGAACAGGATTATAATCATTTGTTTTTGGCTGATAATCACCTGTGTCGTGATGAGCTGATCTTTTCCGTAGCATTTGACGGGGTGAATACCACTACTTATGGCGGGACCACTTTCCTCGTGAATGCCGGAGTAGGCGGGACAATGGACAGAGAGGAATTTGGTATTCCAGGTGGCTGGCAAGGGTTGAGAACCCGGCCTGAGATCGTAGCACTTTATCCTGTTACAGATGGGTCAACAGATGCCAGAGCTTTGTTCCATACGGATGAGCAAAGTCTGGATATAGAGGATATTGCTATATTCCAGAATGGCTATGCGGTAAAAAAATTTAAAAATATTACCAGGGACGGACAGCGAGGCTCCAGTCCAGGTACAGATATCGTGGATACTGATTTCCCTATGTTCCGTCTGGGCGATGTTTACCTGATGTATGCTGAGGCGGTACTGCGTGGAGGTAGCGGTGGTAGTCAGGCACAAGCATTGGCTTATATCAATATGCTCAGAGAGCGGGCCTATGGCGATGCTTCTGGAAATATCACCTCAGGTGAGTTGACATTGGACTTTATTCTGGACGAACGTGCAAGGGAGCTGAAGTGGGAAGCACACCGAAGAACCGATCTGATCAGGTTTGACCGGTTTACTGGCGATGATTATACATGGCAGTGGAAAGGTGGAGTTTTTGAAGGAGCATCTGTGGAAGGCTACAGGAGGCTTTACCCTTTGCCAGTGGCCGACCTGACTGCCAATCCCAAACTCAATCAAAATGACGGTTATTAA
- the fbaA gene encoding class II fructose-bisphosphate aldolase, which produces MKFKPGIKFGEELKDLLEYAKESEFALPAVNVINTSTANAVLETAKKVNSPVIVQFSNGGAQFFAGKGLANDKQQASIAGAVSGAMHVHKMAEAYGVPVILHTDHAAKKLIPWVDGMLEAGKEHYAAFKKPLFSSHMLDLSEEPIEENIETSVKYLAEFKKLEMALEIELGVTGGEEDGVDNTDIDSSKLYTQPEEVAYAYEKLKEQSELFTIAAAFGNVHGVYKPGNVSLQPKILKNSQDYICEKFGLSGKPVSFVFHGGSGSSVEEIREATGYGSIKMNIDTDMQWAFWEGVLKYYKEKEGYLQTQLGNPEGADKPNKKSYDPRVWLRKGEENFVKRLEVAFDMLNAVNRN; this is translated from the coding sequence ATGAAATTCAAACCAGGAATAAAGTTCGGTGAAGAATTGAAAGACCTATTGGAGTATGCCAAGGAAAGTGAATTTGCTTTGCCGGCTGTCAATGTGATCAACACCAGTACAGCCAATGCGGTGTTGGAGACAGCTAAGAAAGTAAACTCTCCTGTAATCGTGCAGTTCTCCAATGGAGGTGCTCAGTTCTTTGCTGGAAAAGGGCTGGCGAATGATAAACAACAAGCCTCCATCGCTGGAGCAGTGTCCGGTGCCATGCACGTACACAAAATGGCAGAAGCCTATGGTGTGCCTGTGATCCTTCATACGGACCACGCTGCCAAAAAGCTGATCCCTTGGGTGGACGGTATGCTTGAAGCTGGCAAGGAGCATTACGCTGCCTTCAAAAAGCCTCTTTTCAGTTCTCACATGTTGGACCTTTCTGAAGAGCCCATCGAAGAGAACATCGAAACATCGGTGAAATACCTTGCTGAATTCAAGAAGCTTGAAATGGCCCTTGAGATCGAACTAGGCGTGACCGGTGGTGAAGAAGATGGTGTGGACAATACCGATATCGACAGTTCTAAGCTTTATACGCAGCCAGAAGAAGTAGCTTATGCCTATGAAAAACTAAAAGAGCAGAGTGAGCTATTTACCATAGCAGCAGCATTTGGTAACGTGCATGGTGTGTACAAGCCAGGAAATGTAAGCTTGCAGCCAAAAATCCTGAAAAACTCCCAAGATTATATCTGCGAGAAATTCGGGCTATCCGGTAAGCCAGTAAGCTTCGTGTTCCATGGCGGTTCTGGATCTTCTGTGGAAGAGATCAGAGAGGCCACTGGATATGGCTCTATCAAAATGAACATCGATACCGATATGCAATGGGCATTCTGGGAAGGTGTTTTGAAATACTACAAGGAGAAAGAAGGTTACCTTCAAACTCAGCTTGGAAATCCTGAGGGCGCTGATAAGCCGAACAAGAAAAGCTATGACCCACGAGTATGGCTAAGAAAAGGCGAAGAAAATTTCGTAAAACGTCTTGAAGTAGCTTTTGACATGCTCAATGCGGTAAACAGAAACTAA
- a CDS encoding alpha-amylase family glycosyl hydrolase has protein sequence MQNLLKLFAYCGLIGMTFGCNQVTDEQMEIKNYWPEAGVTYEIFIQSFYDTDGDGIGDLNGVTQKLDYVQELGANAIWFMPLMPSPSYHKYDVTDYKAIHPDYGTIGDFKRMLDEAHKRDIKVVIDMIINHTSDEHPWFLEAKKGRDNPYRDYYVWAKYDTIQDYLDKKVVTLDSDNIRQWHDLGQGEDYYYGFFTGDMPDLNFDNPKVREEIYEIGRYWLEEVGVDGFRLDAAKHIYPDDRAADNHAFWEEFRAEMEKIKPDVYLVGEVYDMKEVVAPYLTGLRALFNFDFHYTLLEAYKKQDGMLLAKKQYNILAFYNGITDDFIDATISSNHDQPRLLNELGKSKEKLKQAIAILMTMPGAPYIYYGEEIGMLGKKPDPNIREPFLWDVASVDEGRPTWITPKFSTDRTVTPLAVQRKDADSYFNHYKGVIKLRNSHPALAIGSLELPKSTYPKAVMAYCRKAEGQELFVFHNLGNKQVEVPLPEGFGQKVYALKGVKVQGTKIILPAYSSIVLGK, from the coding sequence ATGCAAAACCTATTGAAATTGTTTGCCTATTGTGGGCTGATTGGAATGACCTTTGGCTGTAACCAAGTCACCGACGAACAAATGGAAATAAAAAACTATTGGCCTGAAGCCGGCGTGACGTATGAAATTTTCATCCAGTCGTTTTATGATACCGATGGAGATGGCATCGGAGATCTCAATGGTGTGACCCAAAAGCTCGATTATGTCCAAGAGCTAGGAGCCAATGCCATTTGGTTTATGCCGCTGATGCCATCTCCTTCCTACCATAAATATGATGTGACCGATTATAAAGCCATACATCCCGATTATGGCACCATAGGGGATTTTAAAAGAATGCTCGATGAGGCTCATAAGCGGGATATCAAAGTGGTGATCGATATGATCATAAACCACACCAGCGACGAACATCCTTGGTTTTTGGAAGCAAAAAAAGGGCGGGACAATCCCTACAGGGATTATTATGTATGGGCAAAATACGACACGATACAGGATTATCTGGATAAAAAAGTGGTGACGCTGGACAGTGACAATATCCGTCAATGGCATGATCTAGGACAAGGAGAAGATTATTACTATGGTTTTTTTACAGGAGATATGCCCGACCTGAATTTTGATAACCCAAAAGTGAGGGAAGAGATCTATGAAATTGGCCGCTATTGGTTGGAAGAAGTGGGGGTGGATGGATTCCGTTTAGATGCGGCCAAACATATTTATCCCGATGACAGGGCTGCTGACAACCATGCTTTTTGGGAGGAATTCAGGGCTGAAATGGAGAAAATCAAACCCGACGTGTACCTGGTAGGAGAGGTTTACGATATGAAAGAGGTCGTCGCTCCTTATCTCACTGGGCTTAGGGCATTGTTCAATTTTGATTTTCATTATACCCTTTTGGAGGCTTATAAAAAGCAGGATGGAATGCTCCTGGCCAAAAAGCAGTATAATATTTTAGCGTTTTATAATGGAATCACTGACGATTTTATTGACGCAACTATTTCTTCCAACCACGACCAGCCTCGTCTGCTCAATGAATTGGGGAAGAGCAAAGAGAAGCTTAAACAGGCAATTGCGATATTGATGACCATGCCTGGTGCTCCATATATTTATTATGGTGAGGAGATCGGAATGCTGGGCAAAAAACCAGATCCGAACATCCGTGAACCATTTCTTTGGGATGTGGCCTCGGTGGATGAAGGTAGGCCAACTTGGATAACGCCTAAATTTTCGACTGATCGTACGGTGACACCTTTGGCTGTCCAGCGAAAAGATGCCGATAGCTATTTTAACCATTATAAAGGGGTGATCAAGTTGAGGAATTCTCATCCGGCACTGGCGATAGGAAGTCTGGAACTACCAAAGTCAACCTATCCCAAGGCAGTGATGGCTTATTGTCGAAAAGCGGAGGGACAGGAATTGTTCGTTTTCCATAACCTGGGCAATAAACAGGTGGAGGTGCCGCTGCCGGAGGGTTTTGGTCAGAAAGTGTATGCGTTGAAAGGTGTGAAAGTGCAAGGAACGAAGATAATTCTTCCTGCATACTCAAGTATTGTGTTGGGAAAATGA
- a CDS encoding helix-turn-helix domain-containing protein: MLDILITSKTRVKLLIKFFTHETNKGYLRGLAEEFNESTNSVRVELNRLSEAGILVSEHEGNTKSYSANKKHPLFGEMKSLVAKYLGLDRLVEVVINKLGNVEKAIVVGDYAKGIDSGTIELVLVGREINKEYLDFLIEKAEAKINRRVKVVIYDEEPKGIEGMLLLEL, translated from the coding sequence ATGCTAGACATACTGATTACATCCAAGACTAGGGTAAAGCTCCTGATCAAATTTTTTACCCATGAGACCAATAAAGGGTATTTACGTGGCTTGGCAGAAGAATTTAATGAGTCCACCAATTCCGTAAGGGTAGAGCTGAACAGGCTGTCTGAGGCAGGTATCTTGGTTTCTGAACACGAGGGGAATACTAAATCGTATTCAGCAAATAAAAAACATCCCCTTTTTGGCGAGATGAAAAGTTTGGTGGCCAAGTATTTAGGTTTGGATAGGTTGGTCGAAGTGGTCATTAATAAACTTGGCAATGTGGAGAAGGCCATTGTGGTGGGGGATTATGCAAAAGGTATTGACAGTGGTACCATTGAACTGGTGCTTGTGGGTAGGGAGATCAATAAGGAGTATCTCGATTTTTTAATTGAGAAAGCAGAAGCAAAAATTAACCGGAGGGTAAAGGTGGTCATTTATGATGAGGAGCCAAAAGGGATAGAAGGAATGCTGCTTCTGGAACTGTGA
- a CDS encoding FecR family protein codes for MNREEINKLLDKFLSGEISPEEQKALDRWYKDFDGEDDVTDGMRAEEQWDLRSRMLGGIRQEAFDNIEHAKAPSTLTLRKLVMVAATLIMVVTLGFLFYRQQTQPVVYRTDLGEVLILKLPDSTEVTLNGNSEISYTSSWFGGFDRKVLLKGEAFFDVVHTIDDRRFTINEASGMGVEVFGTAFNYSVREGVNAVALQTGSVKITLPEEVAEKRKFHFLKPGEFAVYDHQSKEVAINTPANIERYYAWKEGKLILDYSTLPEIIDKIKGTYGLKISMDTTNWKAHKVSGTLPLTRDPESLIKNLEQLFDVEIKITNRE; via the coding sequence ATGAACCGAGAGGAGATCAATAAACTACTAGATAAATTTTTGTCGGGAGAAATTAGCCCTGAAGAACAAAAAGCCTTGGATCGTTGGTACAAGGATTTTGATGGAGAGGATGATGTTACCGATGGAATGAGAGCGGAAGAACAGTGGGATCTAAGAAGTAGGATGTTGGGAGGTATTCGACAAGAGGCGTTTGATAATATCGAACATGCAAAAGCGCCATCTACCTTGACGTTGCGAAAGTTGGTAATGGTGGCCGCGACATTGATAATGGTGGTTACGTTGGGCTTTTTGTTCTACCGACAGCAAACGCAACCAGTAGTGTACCGTACTGATCTCGGGGAGGTGCTCATCCTAAAATTGCCAGACAGCACCGAGGTGACCTTGAATGGGAATTCAGAAATAAGCTATACTTCAAGCTGGTTTGGAGGGTTTGACAGAAAGGTTCTTTTGAAGGGCGAGGCTTTTTTTGATGTAGTCCATACGATCGATGATCGTCGGTTTACGATAAATGAAGCGTCTGGAATGGGGGTAGAGGTGTTTGGTACTGCCTTTAATTATAGTGTAAGGGAAGGAGTCAATGCAGTTGCCCTGCAGACGGGGAGTGTGAAGATTACACTGCCAGAGGAAGTAGCAGAAAAGCGGAAGTTTCACTTCCTGAAGCCTGGAGAATTTGCCGTATATGACCATCAAAGCAAGGAGGTGGCCATTAATACCCCAGCCAATATAGAACGTTACTATGCTTGGAAAGAGGGTAAGTTGATATTGGATTATTCGACTTTACCAGAGATCATTGACAAAATTAAAGGTACTTATGGACTTAAGATATCCATGGATACCACCAACTGGAAAGCACATAAAGTATCGGGTACCCTGCCGCTCACCAGGGATCCGGAATCCCTCATCAAAAACCTGGAACAGCTATTTGATGTGGAAATCAAAATAACCAACAGAGAGTAA
- a CDS encoding SusE domain-containing protein yields the protein MKRLTRYILGALPLILAASCSEELDPVINSDPTAPVLMSPASGSSLVLTAEEAEKELVVAYEKADYGFSAAATYTAQMDMDGNEFAEPVEIATSSTSEMMLTYGAFNQKLLAKGLVPGEESAIALRIKSTINSAVADEFSEVINMQVTPYEVALEYPRVYLPGEYQGWDPANENTVIYAVESDNVYEGFIHVLGGSGAFKVNEGPNWDVNYGDDGADGTLEENGENIIADGVGTFQLTVDLAAKTYMLGNPLYWGIIGDATPGGWDASTPMEFDADENLLIVTADLSTGVMKFRANDAWDHNYGDDDLDGICEPGGADIPVEEAGNYTITLDFKVPGEVSYTLVKN from the coding sequence ATGAAGAGATTAACAAGATATATATTGGGCGCATTGCCGCTGATTTTGGCGGCGTCCTGTTCAGAAGAGTTGGATCCTGTGATAAATAGTGATCCCACGGCACCAGTTTTAATGAGTCCTGCCTCCGGCTCTTCGCTTGTGCTAACGGCCGAAGAAGCGGAAAAGGAACTGGTTGTTGCTTATGAAAAGGCCGATTATGGCTTTTCTGCTGCAGCCACTTATACTGCACAGATGGACATGGATGGGAATGAATTTGCGGAGCCTGTGGAGATAGCCACTTCCTCTACTTCTGAGATGATGCTTACCTATGGGGCATTTAATCAGAAACTACTGGCCAAAGGACTGGTGCCAGGCGAAGAATCTGCCATAGCGCTTCGTATAAAATCAACCATAAACAGTGCTGTAGCGGATGAGTTTTCTGAAGTGATCAATATGCAGGTGACTCCTTATGAGGTGGCCTTGGAATATCCCCGAGTTTACCTTCCAGGAGAATACCAAGGCTGGGATCCCGCTAACGAAAACACGGTCATTTATGCTGTGGAATCTGATAATGTATATGAAGGTTTTATCCACGTTTTGGGAGGTTCTGGAGCGTTTAAGGTGAATGAAGGCCCCAACTGGGATGTAAACTATGGCGATGATGGAGCCGATGGTACACTGGAGGAAAATGGTGAAAATATCATAGCCGATGGAGTTGGGACATTTCAGCTGACAGTGGATTTGGCTGCAAAGACCTATATGCTGGGAAATCCCTTGTACTGGGGCATCATTGGCGATGCGACGCCCGGAGGATGGGATGCGTCCACGCCGATGGAATTTGATGCCGACGAAAACCTGCTTATTGTGACGGCTGACTTGAGCACTGGAGTGATGAAATTCCGTGCAAATGATGCCTGGGATCATAATTACGGTGATGACGATCTCGACGGAATCTGTGAGCCCGGCGGTGCTGATATCCCTGTGGAAGAAGCGGGGAATTATACCATCACACTTGATTTTAAAGTTCCCGGTGAAGTGTCTTATACACTTGTAAAGAATTAG
- a CDS encoding SusC/RagA family TonB-linked outer membrane protein: protein MRKISTVLKVAVMCLALLSGHLIYAQAQTVKGTVTDTDSGEPLPFVNVLLKGTTKGTTTDIDGYYSIDINSPEDVLVFSFIGFEAKEMTVGNQSTINVQLQGNTKQLDEVVVVGYGTQRKADLTGSVGSVDRDDFNVGQVTNPEQLITGKVAGVQITPNGGAPGSGGRIRIRGGASLNASNDPLIVIDGVPLDNSKTSGTANPLNFLNPNDIETFDILKDASATAIYGSRASNGVVLITTRKGKEGQPMRVNVNSMVSVSQVTNTVDMLDADQFRSVVAEQASPSQAALVGEDATDWQEEIYKDAVSFDNNVSISGAYKSLPYRVSVGYLDQDGILKTGNLKRTSASVSLNPNFFDDRLHVNFNVKGVITKSRFANRDAIGAAAAYDPTHPVHDPNGIGGYWEWLNEDGVPQTLATNNPVGLLMSKDDRGTVKRSIGNLQLDYELPFIEGLKANLNLGYDVSSSEGRTIIDANSASGYFEGGSIAPYEQSKRNLLADFYLNYIKDFGDSRLNFLVGYSAQDFLIKNPTFARLNAEGDTLAPAGVVSRPQYRLISYFARANYTINDKYLFTATVRADGSSRFSPDNRWGVFPSLAAAWRISEEDFLKANTTLTDLKLRLGYGVTGQQDIGSYFPYLPRYVQSDDATRYSFGDTYYTTLRPEGYDENIKWEETTTYNIGLDYEFLDGKLYGTLDYYFKKTDDLLAVIPVPAGTNLTNQLFTNVGSIENQGLEVALTYNVIKTTDFNWDIGGNYTHNKSTITSLSNVEEDAVGILVGGINGGTGNTIQVHTVGYQPNSFYAYEQVYDENGAPLEGVYVDQNGDGMINEQDLVRNGFPDARHYFGFNSSMRYKNWDFGFVLRGNAGNKVYNNVASSNAAYQGLRFPGYINNLPSDVLNTNFQNYQLRSDYYIQDASFLRMENISLGYNFGNLFDSDVSLRASATVQNVFVITDYSGVSPEIAPGVDDATGGGIDNNFYPLPRIFSFGVNFGF, encoded by the coding sequence ATGCGAAAGATCTCTACCGTCTTAAAAGTAGCGGTAATGTGTCTGGCACTTTTAAGCGGACACTTAATTTATGCGCAGGCTCAGACAGTGAAAGGAACTGTGACAGATACAGATTCCGGCGAGCCTTTGCCCTTCGTGAATGTTCTGCTGAAGGGGACCACAAAAGGTACCACGACAGATATTGATGGCTATTACTCTATTGATATCAATTCTCCAGAAGATGTATTGGTTTTTTCCTTTATAGGTTTTGAGGCCAAGGAAATGACCGTAGGCAATCAATCAACAATCAATGTACAGTTGCAAGGTAATACCAAGCAGCTGGATGAGGTAGTAGTGGTCGGTTATGGTACGCAGAGGAAAGCTGATTTGACGGGATCAGTGGGCTCTGTGGATCGTGACGACTTCAATGTCGGCCAAGTAACCAACCCTGAACAACTGATCACCGGTAAGGTGGCGGGTGTTCAGATTACACCAAATGGCGGTGCTCCTGGATCTGGAGGTAGGATCCGGATCCGGGGTGGCGCCTCCCTTAATGCTTCCAATGATCCCTTGATCGTGATTGATGGTGTGCCACTGGACAACTCCAAGACTTCCGGCACGGCCAATCCTCTTAATTTCCTGAACCCGAACGATATCGAAACCTTTGATATCCTGAAGGATGCATCGGCCACGGCGATTTATGGTTCGAGGGCCTCCAATGGTGTGGTGTTGATCACGACCCGGAAGGGGAAGGAAGGCCAACCGATGCGGGTAAATGTGAATTCGATGGTGTCTGTTTCCCAAGTGACCAATACTGTCGATATGCTCGATGCAGATCAATTTAGAAGCGTGGTGGCCGAACAGGCTTCGCCGTCCCAAGCAGCTTTGGTAGGAGAAGATGCGACGGATTGGCAGGAGGAGATTTATAAGGATGCGGTGAGTTTTGATAACAATGTTTCCATCTCAGGTGCTTATAAATCTTTGCCTTACCGTGTCTCTGTCGGTTACCTGGATCAAGACGGGATCCTTAAAACAGGTAACTTGAAAAGGACATCTGCGAGTGTCAGTTTAAACCCCAATTTCTTTGACGATAGGCTCCATGTCAATTTTAATGTAAAGGGAGTAATTACCAAAAGCCGCTTTGCCAACCGTGATGCGATCGGAGCAGCGGCAGCTTATGACCCGACGCATCCGGTGCATGATCCCAATGGTATAGGAGGATATTGGGAATGGCTCAATGAGGATGGGGTTCCCCAGACCCTGGCTACCAATAATCCGGTGGGATTGCTAATGTCCAAAGATGATCGTGGTACGGTAAAACGGAGCATTGGTAATTTACAATTGGATTATGAACTTCCTTTTATCGAGGGGCTTAAGGCCAACCTTAACTTGGGCTACGATGTGAGTTCCAGTGAGGGTAGGACGATCATCGATGCCAATTCTGCTTCAGGATATTTTGAAGGCGGTAGTATAGCTCCTTACGAGCAAAGTAAGCGTAATTTGCTTGCAGACTTTTACCTAAACTATATCAAGGATTTTGGTGATAGCAGGCTGAATTTTCTGGTAGGTTATTCTGCTCAGGACTTCTTGATCAAAAACCCCACCTTTGCCAGGTTAAATGCAGAAGGGGACACCTTGGCCCCTGCTGGTGTGGTGAGTCGTCCACAGTACCGATTGATCTCTTATTTTGCCCGGGCCAATTATACCATTAACGATAAATACCTCTTTACCGCCACGGTAAGGGCTGATGGTTCTTCACGGTTCAGTCCGGATAACAGGTGGGGCGTTTTCCCGTCTCTGGCCGCTGCTTGGCGGATCAGCGAAGAGGATTTCCTTAAAGCGAATACTACCCTTACTGATTTGAAATTACGGCTTGGATATGGTGTGACGGGGCAGCAGGATATTGGTTCCTATTTCCCTTACCTTCCCCGCTATGTCCAAAGTGACGATGCCACACGGTACAGTTTTGGGGACACCTATTACACCACCTTGCGGCCAGAGGGCTATGATGAAAACATCAAATGGGAAGAAACGACTACCTATAATATTGGCTTGGACTATGAGTTCTTGGATGGTAAACTCTACGGTACCTTGGACTACTATTTCAAGAAGACTGACGATTTGTTGGCGGTGATTCCTGTTCCGGCAGGTACTAACTTGACTAACCAGCTGTTTACCAATGTAGGGAGCATCGAAAACCAAGGGCTGGAAGTAGCCTTGACGTATAATGTGATCAAAACCACGGATTTCAATTGGGATATAGGAGGAAACTATACCCATAACAAAAGCACCATCACCAGCCTCAGCAATGTGGAGGAAGATGCTGTCGGGATCTTGGTGGGGGGTATCAATGGCGGTACCGGTAACACCATCCAAGTGCACACGGTAGGTTATCAGCCCAATTCATTCTATGCCTATGAGCAAGTGTATGATGAGAATGGAGCGCCGCTTGAAGGAGTCTATGTGGACCAAAACGGGGACGGGATGATCAACGAACAAGACCTTGTGAGAAATGGGTTCCCTGATGCACGCCATTACTTTGGCTTTAACAGTTCCATGAGGTACAAGAACTGGGATTTTGGGTTTGTGCTGCGTGGCAATGCAGGAAATAAAGTTTATAATAACGTGGCTTCTTCCAACGCCGCTTACCAAGGACTACGGTTTCCGGGATACATCAATAACCTGCCTTCCGATGTGCTCAATACAAACTTTCAGAACTATCAGTTACGGTCAGATTACTACATTCAGGATGCTTCTTTCCTAAGAATGGAAAACATCTCACTGGGCTATAATTTCGGAAACTTATTTGACTCTGATGTCAGCTTGCGCGCAAGTGCAACGGTTCAAAATGTTTTTGTGATTACCGATTATAGCGGGGTCAGTCCTGAAATAGCCCCAGGTGTAGATGATGCTACTGGAGGGGGGATTGATAATAACTTCTATCCCTTGCCACGCATATTCTCCTTTGGCGTAAATTTCGGATTTTAA
- a CDS encoding RNA polymerase sigma factor has translation MKEIETRLLAQIKKGNEMAFVEVYDKYWKQLFNSGYKRLQKKEIVEGLVQEVFVEMWQKRETLMVHTSLGAYLFTAMKYKVINQMKSQMVKEKYVAFITSRNANFGSEVEEKIFYKELDEAYRYEVSNLPLQAKRVYQLKNTDGMSYAEISQEMGISVSTVEKHMIKALKILRENLRNYSLG, from the coding sequence ATGAAAGAAATCGAAACAAGATTATTGGCACAAATCAAAAAAGGGAATGAAATGGCCTTTGTGGAGGTTTATGACAAGTATTGGAAGCAATTGTTCAATAGTGGCTATAAACGTCTTCAGAAAAAGGAAATCGTGGAAGGGTTAGTTCAGGAGGTGTTTGTGGAGATGTGGCAAAAACGTGAGACACTGATGGTCCATACTTCACTGGGAGCGTATCTTTTTACGGCCATGAAGTACAAGGTGATCAATCAGATGAAGTCCCAAATGGTCAAGGAAAAATATGTGGCATTTATAACCTCTAGAAATGCGAATTTCGGAAGTGAAGTAGAAGAGAAGATTTTTTACAAAGAGCTGGACGAGGCATATCGGTATGAAGTTTCAAATTTACCATTACAAGCAAAGCGGGTATATCAGCTCAAAAATACTGACGGGATGAGCTATGCAGAAATCTCCCAAGAAATGGGTATTTCGGTGAGCACGGTGGAAAAGCACATGATCAAAGCCCTTAAAATACTCCGTGAAAACTTAAGAAATTATAGCTTGGGCTGA